Proteins encoded in a region of the Panicum hallii strain FIL2 chromosome 3, PHallii_v3.1, whole genome shotgun sequence genome:
- the LOC112887269 gene encoding serine/arginine-rich splicing factor RS2Z33-like isoform X4 → MPRYDDRYGGTRLYVGRLASRTRSRDLEYLFSRYGRIREVELKRDYAFIEFSDPRDADDARYNLDGRDVDGSRIIVEFAKGVPRGPGGSREYMGRGPPPGTGRCFNCGIDGHWARDCKAGDWKNKCYRCGERGHIERNCQNSPRSIRRERSYSRSPSPRRGRGRSRSYSRSRSRSRSYSCSRSLSGSPRGGRHDRGERRSRSLSYSRSPMRSASPPAKERSPTPDVSRSPRSPSPRSQVSPPLRDNGERNGSDRGDSPGGMEKENSRSRSRSRSPSDGNRSPVANGRSPSPRDDPSPSPMGDRSPSPKGNGNNNDDDDHQASPIGSKSP, encoded by the exons ATGCCTCGCTATGATGATCGCTATGGAGGCACGCGCTTGTATGTTGGCAGATTGGCCTCCCGTACTCGCTCCCGCGACCTAGAATATCTGTTCAGCAGATATGGAAG AATACGAGAAGTGGAGTTGAAGCGCGACTATGCATTCATT GAGTTCAGTGATCCTCGTGATGCTGATGATGCACGATACAACCTAGATGGCAGGGATGTTGATGGGAGCCGCATTATTGTTGAGTTTGCTAAAGGG GTTCCACGTGGACCAGGTGGCTCACGTGAATACATGGGAAGAGGCCCTCCCCCAGGAACAGgtcgttgtttcaactgtggaATCGATGGTCACTGGGCAAGAGACTGTAAGGCTGGTGACTGGAAAAATAAATGCTACCGATGTGGAGAAAGGGGCCATATAGAAAGAAATTGCCAGAACAGCCCTAGGAGTATCAG GCGTGAGAGAAGTTACTCACGGTCCCCATCTCCACGCCGTGGACGGGGCCGCAGTCGGAGCTACAGCAGAAGCCGAAGCCGGAGCCGGAGCTATAG CTGCTCAAGATCCCTATCTGGATCTCCTAGGGGAGGTCGCCATGACCGTGGTGAGAGGAGATCAAGGAGCCTTAGCTACAGCAGGAGTCCCATGCGATCTGCCTCCCCACCTGCAAAGGAGCGCAGCCCTACACCTGATGTTAGCAGGAGCCCAAGGAGTCCCAGTCCCCGGAGTCAGGTGAGCCCACCGCTAAGGGACAATGGTGAGCGCAATGGCTCAGACCGTGGTGATAGCCCTGGAGGAATGGAGAAGGAGAacagcaggagcaggagcaggagccggAGCCCATCTGATGGCAACCGCAGCCCTGTGGCCAATGGGCGGAGCCCAAGTCCTAGGGATGACCCTAGCCCAAGCCCTATGGGTGACCGCAGTCCAAGTCCCAAGGGCAATGGtaacaacaatgatgatgatgaccACCAGGCTTCACCCATAGGAAGCAAGTCCCCCTGA
- the LOC112887269 gene encoding serine/arginine-rich splicing factor RS2Z33-like isoform X2 — MLIVGFAALRGGDRGPIRVYFPRAIQDMPRYDDRYGGTRLYVGRLASRTRSRDLEYLFSRYGRFFGFYREVCGGRVPLVDLVTMVKGALGVIIREVELKRDYAFIEFSDPRDADDARYNLDGRDVDGSRIIVEFAKGVPRGPGGSREYMGRGPPPGTGRCFNCGIDGHWARDCKAGDWKNKCYRCGERGHIERNCQNSPRSIRRERSYSRSPSPRRGRGRSRSYSRSRSRSRSYSCSRSLSGSPRGGRHDRGERRSRSLSYSRSPMRSASPPAKERSPTPDVSRSPRSPSPRSQVSPPLRDNGERNGSDRGDSPGGMEKENSRSRSRSRSPSDGNRSPVANGRSPSPRDDPSPSPMGDRSPSPKGNGNNNDDDDHQASPIGSKSP, encoded by the exons ATGTTAATTGTTGGGTTTGCTGCGCTGCGTGGTGGCGATCGCGGACCCATCAGGGTTTATTTTCCACGAGCAATTCAAG ATATGCCTCGCTATGATGATCGCTATGGAGGCACGCGCTTGTATGTTGGCAGATTGGCCTCCCGTACTCGCTCCCGCGACCTAGAATATCTGTTCAGCAGATATGGAAG GTTTTTCGGTTTTTACCGGGAGGTCTGTGGTGGAAGGGTGCCCTTGGTGGACTTGGTGACCATGGTGAAGGGCGCCCTTGGTGTGAT AATACGAGAAGTGGAGTTGAAGCGCGACTATGCATTCATT GAGTTCAGTGATCCTCGTGATGCTGATGATGCACGATACAACCTAGATGGCAGGGATGTTGATGGGAGCCGCATTATTGTTGAGTTTGCTAAAGGG GTTCCACGTGGACCAGGTGGCTCACGTGAATACATGGGAAGAGGCCCTCCCCCAGGAACAGgtcgttgtttcaactgtggaATCGATGGTCACTGGGCAAGAGACTGTAAGGCTGGTGACTGGAAAAATAAATGCTACCGATGTGGAGAAAGGGGCCATATAGAAAGAAATTGCCAGAACAGCCCTAGGAGTATCAG GCGTGAGAGAAGTTACTCACGGTCCCCATCTCCACGCCGTGGACGGGGCCGCAGTCGGAGCTACAGCAGAAGCCGAAGCCGGAGCCGGAGCTATAG CTGCTCAAGATCCCTATCTGGATCTCCTAGGGGAGGTCGCCATGACCGTGGTGAGAGGAGATCAAGGAGCCTTAGCTACAGCAGGAGTCCCATGCGATCTGCCTCCCCACCTGCAAAGGAGCGCAGCCCTACACCTGATGTTAGCAGGAGCCCAAGGAGTCCCAGTCCCCGGAGTCAGGTGAGCCCACCGCTAAGGGACAATGGTGAGCGCAATGGCTCAGACCGTGGTGATAGCCCTGGAGGAATGGAGAAGGAGAacagcaggagcaggagcaggagccggAGCCCATCTGATGGCAACCGCAGCCCTGTGGCCAATGGGCGGAGCCCAAGTCCTAGGGATGACCCTAGCCCAAGCCCTATGGGTGACCGCAGTCCAAGTCCCAAGGGCAATGGtaacaacaatgatgatgatgaccACCAGGCTTCACCCATAGGAAGCAAGTCCCCCTGA
- the LOC112886637 gene encoding serine/arginine-rich splicing factor RS2Z33-like: MPRYDDRYGNTRLYVGRLSSRTRSRDLEYLFSKYGRIREVELKRDYAFIEFSDPRDADDAQYNLDGREVDGSRIIVEFAKGVPRGSGGSREYMGRGPPPGTGRCFNCGIDGHWARDCKAGDWKNKCYRCGERGHIERNCQNSPRNLRRERSYSRSPSPRRGRGRSRSYSRSRSYSRSRSASGSPRGGRRDRDERRSRSLSYSRSPRRSASPSAKEKERSPTPNGSRSPRSPSPRDQVSPPPKDNGERNGSDRGDSPVRRENSRSRSPSDGYRSPAANGRSPSPRDDRSPSPKGNAGDDDGRGSPRGSQSP, translated from the exons ATGCCTCGCTATGATGATCGTTATGGGAACACACGCTTGTATGTTGGCAGACTCTCCTCCCGCACTCGTTCCCGCGACCTGGAATATCTTTTCAGCAAATATGGAAG AATACGAGAAGTGGAGTTGAAGCGCGACTATGCATTTATT GAATTCAGTGATCCTCGTGATGCTGATGATGCACAATACAACCTAGATGGCAGGGAAGTTGATGGGAGCCGCATTATTGTTGAGTTTGCTAAAGGG GTTCCTCGTGGTTCTGGTGGCTCACGTGAGTACATGGGAAGAGGGCCTCCACCAGGAACAGGTCGTTGTTTTAACTGTGGAATTGATGGTCACTGGGCAAGGGACTGCAAGGCtggtgactggaagaacaaaTGCTACCGTTGTGGAGAAAGGGGCCACATAGAAAGAAATTGCCAGAACAGTCCAAGGAACCTCAG GCGTGAGAGAAGCTATTCACGGTCACCATCTCCACGCCGTGGACGGGGGCGCAGCCGGAGCTACAGCAGAAGCCGGAGCTATAG CCGTTCTAGATCCGCATCTGGATCTCCCAGGGGTGGACGCCGAGACCGTGATGAGAGGAGATCAAGGAGTCTTAGCTACAGCAGGAGCCCCAGGCGTTCTGCCTCACCAAGTGCAAAGGAAAAGGAGCGCAGCCCCACACCTAATGGCAGTAGGAGCCCAAGGAGTCCCAGCCCAAGGGATCAGGTGAGCCCGCCACCAAAGGACAATGGTGAACGCAATGGCTCAGAccgtggtgacagccctgtgaGGAGGGAGAACAGCAGGAGCCGCAGCCCATCTGATGGCTACCGAAGCCCTGCAGCCAATGGGCGCAGCCCGAGCCCTAGAGATGACCGGAGCCCTAGTCCCAAAGGCAACGCTGGTGATGATGATGGCCGTGGTTCACCAAGAGGAAGCCAGTCCCCCTGA
- the LOC112883906 gene encoding ABC transporter G family member 16-like: protein MATSGHAVVDIDEAGGDSGGGDQAMRPALPPVPYVLNFADLSYSVKKGGGLAGCLPSRPSNRLASADTPPAGNTKTLLDGISGEAREGELFAVMGASGSGKSTLVDALAGRIARESLRGTVTLNGEPLHGRRLRAISAYVMQDDLLYPMLTVRETLLFAAEFRLPRELPQDRKRARVDALIDQLGLSRAADTIIGDEGHRGVSGGERRRVSIGTDIIHDPILLFLDEPTSGLDSASAFMVVQVLRRIAQSGSVVIMTIHQPSARILGILDRLLLLSRGRTVYAGTPAGLKPFFAEFGAPIPDNENPAEFALDTIREFERQPDGAAALADFNTKWQNTSAVEKESKLMSTMPLELAIAESVSRGKLVAGRGSGSAVSGSVPTFANPPWTEVWVLIKRSFTNTGRMPELFAMRLGTIMVTGFILATIFWRLDDTPKGVQERLGFFAMGMSTMFYVCADALPVFVQERHIYLRETAHNAYRRISYVLANAVVAFPPLVLLSFAFALITFWAVGLSGGASSFLFFVLIILASFWAGSGFVTFLSAVVPHVMLGYTVVVAILAYFLLFSGFFINRDRIPDYWIWFHYLSLVKYPYQAVLQNEFSDASRCFSRGIEMFDGTPVGHLSEAVKLKVLDAISRTLGSNMTANTCVTTGADVLAQQAVTDIGKWKCLLVTVAWGFFFRALFYVVLLVGSKNKRK from the coding sequence ATGGCCACCTCCGGCCACGCCGTGGTCGACATCGACGAGGCAGGcggcgacagcggcggcggcgaccaggCCATGCGGCCGGCGCTCCCGCCGGTCCCGTACGTGCTCAACTTCGCCGACCTGTCGTACAGCGTCAAGAAGGGCGGCGGGCTAGCAGGTTGCCTCCCGTCGAGGCCCAGCAACCGCCTCGCGTCCGCGGACACGCCGCCGGCCGGGAACACCAAGACGCTGCTCGACGGCATCTCCGGGGAGGCGCGGGAGGGGGAGCTGTTCGCCGTCATGGGCGCCAGCGGCTCCGGCAAGTCCACGCTCGTGGACGCGCTGGCGGGGCGGATCGCGCGGGAGAGCCTCCGGGGGACCGTCACGCTCAACGGGGAGCCgctccacggccgccgcctccgcgccatCTCCGCCTACGTCATGCAGGACGACCTGCTGTACCCGATGCTGACGGTCCGCGAGACGCTGCTGTTCGCCGCCGAGTtccgcctcccgcgcgagctGCCCCAGGACAGGAAGCGCGCGCGCGTTGACGCGCTCATCGACCAGCTCGGCCTGTCCCGGGCCGCGGACACCATCATCGGCGACGAGGGCCACCGCGGGGTGTCCGGCGGAGAGCGCCGGCGCGTGTCGATCGGGACGGACATCATCCACGACCCGATCCTGCTGTTCCTGGACGAGCCCACCTCCGGGCTTGACTCGGCCAGCGCCTTCATGGTGGTACAGGTGCTCCGCCGCATCGCGCAGAGCGGCAGCGTGGTGATCATGACCATCCACCAGCCCAGCGCGCGCATCCTCGGCATCCTCGACCGCCTGCTCCTGCTCTCGCGCGGACGCACCGTCTACGCCGGCACGCCCGCCGGCCTCAAGCCCTTCTTCGCCGAGTTCGGCGCGCCCATCCCGGACAACGAGAACCCCGCCGAGTTCGCGCTCGACACCATCCGCGAGTTCGAGCGCCAGCccgacggcgccgccgcgctcgccgaCTTCAACACCAAGTGGCAGAACACGTCAGCAGTGGAAAAGGAAAGCAAGCTCATGAGCACGATGCCCCTGGAGCTCGCCATCGCCGAGAGCGTGTCCCGGGGGAAGCTGGTCGCCGGGAGAGGATCTGGGAGCGCGGTGAGCGGGTCGGTGCCGACGTTCGCGAACCCGCCGTGGACGGAGGTGTGGGTGCTGATCAAGCGGTCCTTCACCAACACGGGACGCATGCCGGAGCTCTTCGCCATGCGGCTGGGAACGATCATGGTCACTGGCTTCATCCTGGCCACCATCTTCTGGCGCCTGGACGACACGCCTAAGGGCGTGCAGGAGCGGCTGGGCTTCTTCGCCATGGGCATGTCGACCATGTTCTACGTGTGCGCCGACGCGCTGCCGGTGTTCGTGCAGGAGCGCCACATCTACCTCCGCGAGACCGCGCACAACGCCTACCGCCGCATCTCCTACGTGCTCGCCAACGCCGTCGTCGCCTTCCCGCCGCTCGTGCTCCTCTCCTTCGCCTTCGCGCTCATCACCTTCTGGGCGGTGGGGCTCTCCGGCGGCGCCTCGTCGTTCCTCTTCTTCGTCCTGATCATCCTGGCCTCCTTCTGGGCGGGCAGCGGCTTCGTCACGTTCCTCTCCGCCGTGGTGCCGCACGTCATGCTGGGGTACACGGTCGTGGTTGCCATCCTCGCCTACTTTCTTCTCTTCTCAGGTTTCTTCATCAACCGCGACCGCATCCCGGACTACTGGATCTGGTTCCACTACCTGTCGCTGGTCAAGTACCCGTACCAGGCGGTGCTCCAGAACGAGTTCAGCGACGCGTCGCGCTGCTTCTCCCGCGGCATCGAGATGTTCGATGGGACCCCCGTGGGGCACTTATCCGAGGCCGTGAAGCTCAAGGTGCTGGACGCCATCAGCAGGACGCTGGGGTCGAACATGACGGCCAACACCTGTGTCACCACCGGCGCCGACGTGCTGGCGCAGCAGGCCGTCACGGACATAGGCAAGTGGAAGTGCCTGCTCGTCACCGTGGCGTGGGGGTTCTTCTTCAGGGCCCTCTTCTACGTAGTCTTGCTCGTCGGCAGCAAAAACAAGCGCAAATAA
- the LOC112887269 gene encoding serine/arginine-rich splicing factor RS2Z33-like isoform X1: MPRYDDRYGGTRLYVGRLASRTRSRDLEYLFSRYGRFFGFYREVCGGRVPLVDLVTMVKGALGVIIREVELKRDYAFIEFSDPRDADDARYNLDGRDVDGSRIIVEFAKGVPRGPGGSREYMGRGPPPGTGRCFNCGIDGHWARDCKAGDWKNKCYRCGERGHIERNCQNSPRSIRRERSYSRSPSPRRGRGRSRSYSRSRSRSRSYSCSRSLSGSPRGGRHDRGERRSRSLSYSRSPMRSASPPAKERSPTPDVSRSPRSPSPRSQVSPPLRDNGERNGSDRGDSPGGMEKENSRSRSRSRSPSDGNRSPVANGRSPSPRDDPSPSPMGDRSPSPKGNGNNNDDDDHQASPIGSKSP, from the exons ATGCCTCGCTATGATGATCGCTATGGAGGCACGCGCTTGTATGTTGGCAGATTGGCCTCCCGTACTCGCTCCCGCGACCTAGAATATCTGTTCAGCAGATATGGAAG GTTTTTCGGTTTTTACCGGGAGGTCTGTGGTGGAAGGGTGCCCTTGGTGGACTTGGTGACCATGGTGAAGGGCGCCCTTGGTGTGAT AATACGAGAAGTGGAGTTGAAGCGCGACTATGCATTCATT GAGTTCAGTGATCCTCGTGATGCTGATGATGCACGATACAACCTAGATGGCAGGGATGTTGATGGGAGCCGCATTATTGTTGAGTTTGCTAAAGGG GTTCCACGTGGACCAGGTGGCTCACGTGAATACATGGGAAGAGGCCCTCCCCCAGGAACAGgtcgttgtttcaactgtggaATCGATGGTCACTGGGCAAGAGACTGTAAGGCTGGTGACTGGAAAAATAAATGCTACCGATGTGGAGAAAGGGGCCATATAGAAAGAAATTGCCAGAACAGCCCTAGGAGTATCAG GCGTGAGAGAAGTTACTCACGGTCCCCATCTCCACGCCGTGGACGGGGCCGCAGTCGGAGCTACAGCAGAAGCCGAAGCCGGAGCCGGAGCTATAG CTGCTCAAGATCCCTATCTGGATCTCCTAGGGGAGGTCGCCATGACCGTGGTGAGAGGAGATCAAGGAGCCTTAGCTACAGCAGGAGTCCCATGCGATCTGCCTCCCCACCTGCAAAGGAGCGCAGCCCTACACCTGATGTTAGCAGGAGCCCAAGGAGTCCCAGTCCCCGGAGTCAGGTGAGCCCACCGCTAAGGGACAATGGTGAGCGCAATGGCTCAGACCGTGGTGATAGCCCTGGAGGAATGGAGAAGGAGAacagcaggagcaggagcaggagccggAGCCCATCTGATGGCAACCGCAGCCCTGTGGCCAATGGGCGGAGCCCAAGTCCTAGGGATGACCCTAGCCCAAGCCCTATGGGTGACCGCAGTCCAAGTCCCAAGGGCAATGGtaacaacaatgatgatgatgaccACCAGGCTTCACCCATAGGAAGCAAGTCCCCCTGA
- the LOC112887269 gene encoding serine/arginine-rich splicing factor RS2Z33-like isoform X3 — protein sequence MLIVGFAALRGGDRGPIRVYFPRAIQDMPRYDDRYGGTRLYVGRLASRTRSRDLEYLFSRYGRIREVELKRDYAFIEFSDPRDADDARYNLDGRDVDGSRIIVEFAKGVPRGPGGSREYMGRGPPPGTGRCFNCGIDGHWARDCKAGDWKNKCYRCGERGHIERNCQNSPRSIRRERSYSRSPSPRRGRGRSRSYSRSRSRSRSYSCSRSLSGSPRGGRHDRGERRSRSLSYSRSPMRSASPPAKERSPTPDVSRSPRSPSPRSQVSPPLRDNGERNGSDRGDSPGGMEKENSRSRSRSRSPSDGNRSPVANGRSPSPRDDPSPSPMGDRSPSPKGNGNNNDDDDHQASPIGSKSP from the exons ATGTTAATTGTTGGGTTTGCTGCGCTGCGTGGTGGCGATCGCGGACCCATCAGGGTTTATTTTCCACGAGCAATTCAAG ATATGCCTCGCTATGATGATCGCTATGGAGGCACGCGCTTGTATGTTGGCAGATTGGCCTCCCGTACTCGCTCCCGCGACCTAGAATATCTGTTCAGCAGATATGGAAG AATACGAGAAGTGGAGTTGAAGCGCGACTATGCATTCATT GAGTTCAGTGATCCTCGTGATGCTGATGATGCACGATACAACCTAGATGGCAGGGATGTTGATGGGAGCCGCATTATTGTTGAGTTTGCTAAAGGG GTTCCACGTGGACCAGGTGGCTCACGTGAATACATGGGAAGAGGCCCTCCCCCAGGAACAGgtcgttgtttcaactgtggaATCGATGGTCACTGGGCAAGAGACTGTAAGGCTGGTGACTGGAAAAATAAATGCTACCGATGTGGAGAAAGGGGCCATATAGAAAGAAATTGCCAGAACAGCCCTAGGAGTATCAG GCGTGAGAGAAGTTACTCACGGTCCCCATCTCCACGCCGTGGACGGGGCCGCAGTCGGAGCTACAGCAGAAGCCGAAGCCGGAGCCGGAGCTATAG CTGCTCAAGATCCCTATCTGGATCTCCTAGGGGAGGTCGCCATGACCGTGGTGAGAGGAGATCAAGGAGCCTTAGCTACAGCAGGAGTCCCATGCGATCTGCCTCCCCACCTGCAAAGGAGCGCAGCCCTACACCTGATGTTAGCAGGAGCCCAAGGAGTCCCAGTCCCCGGAGTCAGGTGAGCCCACCGCTAAGGGACAATGGTGAGCGCAATGGCTCAGACCGTGGTGATAGCCCTGGAGGAATGGAGAAGGAGAacagcaggagcaggagcaggagccggAGCCCATCTGATGGCAACCGCAGCCCTGTGGCCAATGGGCGGAGCCCAAGTCCTAGGGATGACCCTAGCCCAAGCCCTATGGGTGACCGCAGTCCAAGTCCCAAGGGCAATGGtaacaacaatgatgatgatgaccACCAGGCTTCACCCATAGGAAGCAAGTCCCCCTGA
- the LOC112887183 gene encoding ABC transporter G family member 16-like — protein sequence MAASGHAVVDIDAAADEAAKTPLAPVPYVLSFADLSYSVKKGGGLAGCCLAPRASSRLVASADAPPPSGSSRRAKTLLDGVSGEACAGELLAVMGASGSGKSTLLDALAGRIARESLRGSVTLNGEPLHGRRLRAISAHVMQDDLLYPMLTVRETLRFAAEFRLPRALSQEKKRARVDALIDQLGLSRAADTIIGDEGHRGVSGGERRRVSIGTDIIHDPILLFLDEPTSGLDSASAFMVVQVLRRIAQSGSVVIMTIHQPSARILGILDRLLLLSRGRTVYAGTPAGLKPFFAEFGAPIPDNENPAEFALDTIREFERQPDGAAALADFNANRMKALVNKCNKLMSTMPLELAIAESVSRGKLVAGRGSGSAVSGSVPTFANPPWTEVWVLIKRSFTNTGRMPELFAMRLGTIMITGFILATIFWRLDDTPKGVQERLGFFAMGMSTMFYVCADALPVFVQERHIYLRETAHNAYRRISYVLANAAVAFPPLVLLSFAFALITFWAVGLSGGASSFLFFVLIILASFWAGSGFVTFLSAVVPHVMLGYTVVVAILAYFLLFSGFFITRDRIPEYWIWFHYLSLVKYPYQAVLQNEFGGASRCFSRGVEMFDGSPIGRLPEAVKLRVLDAISATLGTNVTANTCVTTGADVLAQQAVTDIGRWKCLLVTVAWGFLFRALFYAVLLVGSKNKRQ from the coding sequence ATGGCGGCCTCCGGCCACGCGGTGGTCGAcatcgacgccgccgccgacgaggcGGCGAAGACGCCGCTCGCGCCTGTCCCCTACGTGCTCAGCTTCGCCGACCTCTCGTACAGCGTCAAGAAGGGCGGCGGGCTCGCGGGCTGCTGCCTGGCGCCCCGCGCCAGCAGCCGTCTGGTGGCGTCCGCGGACGCGCCCCCGCCGTCGGGGTCGTCCAGGCGCGCCAAGACGCTGCTCGACGGCGTCTCCGGCGAGGCGTGCGCGGGCGAGCTGCTCGCCGTCATGGGCGCCAGCGGCTCCGGCAAGTCCACGCTGCTGGACGCGCTGGCGGGGCGGATCGCGCGCGAGAGCCTCCGCGGGAGCGTCACGCTCAACGGGGAGCCGCTCCACGGCCGCCGGCTCCGCGCCATCTCCGCCCACGTCATGCAGGACGACCTGCTGTACCCGATGCTGACGGTCCGCGAGACGCTGCGCTTCGCCGCCGAGTtccgcctcccgcgcgcgctgtCGCAGGAGAAGAAGCGCGCGCGCGTGGACGCGCTCATCGACCAGCTCGGCCTGTCCCGGGCCGCGGACACCATCATCGGCGACGAGGGCCACCGCGGGGTGTCCGGCGGAGAGCGCCGGCGCGTGTCGATCGGGACGGACATCATACACGACCCGATCCTGCTGTTCCTGGACGAGCCCACCTCCGGGCTTGACTCGGCCAGCGCCTTCATGGTGGTGCAGGTGCTCCGCCGCATCGCGCAGAGCGGCAGCGTGGTGATCATGACCATCCACCAGCCCAGCGCGCGCATCCTCGGCATCCTCGACCGCCTGCTCCTGCTCTCGCGCGGACGCACCGTCTACGCCGGCACGCCCGCCGGCCTCAAGCCCTTCTTCGCCGAGTTCGGCGCGCCCATCCCGGACAACGAGAACCCCGCCGAGTTCGCGCTCGACACCATCCGCGAGTTCGAGCGCCAGCccgacggcgccgccgcgctcgccgaCTTCAACGCCAACAGGATGAAGGCCTTAGTCAACAAGTGCAACAAACTTATGAGCACGATGCCCCTGGAGCTCGCCATCGCCGAGAGCGTGTCCCGGGGGAAGCTGGTCGCCGGGAGAGGATCTGGGAGCGCGGTGAGCGGGTCGGTGCCGACGTTCGCGAACCCGCCGTGGACGGAGGTGTGGGTGCTGATCAAGCGGTCCTTCACCAACACGGGACGCATGCCGGAGCTCTTCGCCATGCGGCTGGGAACGATCATGATCACTGGCTTCATCCTGGCCACCATCTTCTGGCGCCTGGACGACACGCCTAAGGGCGTGCAGGAGCGGCTGGGCTTCTTCGCCATGGGCATGTCGACCATGTTCTACGTGTGCGCCGACGCGCTGCCGGTGTTCGTGCAGGAGCGCCACATCTACCTCCGCGAGACCGCGCACAACGCCTACCGCCGCATCTCCTACGTGCTCGCcaacgccgccgtcgccttcccGCCGCTCGTGCTCCTCTCCTTCGCCTTCGCGCTCATCACCTTCTGGGCGGTGGGGCTCTCCGGCGGCGCCTCGTCGTTCCTCTTCTTCGTCCTGATCATCCTGGCCTCCTTCTGGGCGGGCAGCGGCTTCGTCACGTTCCTCTCCGCCGTGGTGCCGCACGTCATGCTGGGGTACACGGTGGTGGTGGCCATCCTGGCCTACTTCCTCCTCTTCTCCGGCTTCTTCATCACCCGCGACCGCATCCCGGAGTACTGGATCTGGTTCCACTATTTATCCCTCGTGAAGTACCCGTACCAGGCCGTGCTCCAGAACGAGTTTGGCGGCGCGTCGCGCTGCTTCTCGCGCGGCGTCGAGATGTTCGACGGCAGCCCGATCGGGCGCCTGCCGGAGGCCGTCAAGCTGAGGGTGCTGGACGCCATCAGCGCCACGCTGGGCACGAACGTCACTGCCAACACGTGCGTCACCACCGGCGCCGACGTGCTGGCGCAGCAGGCTGTCACGGACATTGGGAGGTGGAAGTGCCTGCTGGTGACAGTGGCGTGGGGGTTCTTGTTCAGGGCTCTCTTCTATGCGGTCTTACTCGTCGGCAGCAAAAATAAGCGCCAATAA